TCAAAACCGGAGACCTATCCACGTTATTTACTGTTATAGTCACAGTCTTGGTGTCTGACATACCATTGGCTGTGGCTTTGAATGCCACTTCATAGCTGCCGGCCTGGGTGTAGTCGGGGATCCAGCTGAATACGCCTGTCGCAGCATCCAACGTCGCACCGGTTGGAACAGACGCCATTGAATACGCTATGGTATTGCCATCCGGGTCTGTGGCGGATAGCATAAAGGTCAGGAGCTGGTTCTCATCAACAGCTTGATTGCCAGGTGAGACCAGAACCGGAGCCCTGTCCACGTTATTTACTGTTATGGTCACAGTCTTGGTATCTGACAGGTTGTTGGATGTGGCCTTGAAGGTCACTTCATAAATGCCGGCCTGGGTGTAATCAGGCGTCCAGCTGAATGCGCCTGTCGTTTCGTTCAGGACAGCTCCGGTTATCGCCGGCGTCATTGAATAGGTTATGGCATCGCCGTCCGGGTCTGTAGCTGACAGCGTAAAGGTCAGAAGCTGGTTCTCATTCACGCTCTTATTACCCGGAGATGTCAGAACCGGCGCCCTATCCACGTTATTTACCGTTATGGTCACGGTCTTGGTGTCTGACAGGCTGTTGGATGTGGCCTTGAAGGTCATTTCATAGCTGCCGGCCTGGGTGTAGTCAGGCGTCCAACTGAATACGCCTGTCGTTTCGTTCAAGACAGCTCCGGTTATCGCCGGTGTCATCGAATAAGTTATGGCATCGCTATCCGGGTCTGTAGCTAACAGCGTAAAGGTCAGGAGCTGATTTTCATTTACAGTTTTATTGCCAGGCGATGTCAAAACCGGCGGCCTGTCCACATCGCCTACCGTTATGATTATTACCTTCGAATCCGTTAATCCATTGGCCGCGGCAACAAAGGTCACCGTGTAATTGCCGGTCTGGCCATAGTCCGGCGTCCAACTGAACACTCCTGTTGCGGTATCCAGCGCCGCCCCGGCCGGGACAGGCGACATTGAATATACTATGGTATCGCCATCCGGGTCTGTGGCTGATAATGTAAAGGTAAGCAACTGCCCCTCATTAACAACCTGATTGCCCGGTGAAACCAGTACCGGAGCCCTGTCCACATTATTTACCGTAATAGTCACAGTCTTGGTGTCTGACAGGCTATTAGCCGTTGCCTTAAAGGTTACTTCATAACTGCCGGCCTGTGTATAGTCGGGTGTCCAGGCAAATGCGCCTGTTGCGACATCCAACGTCGCTCCAGTTGGCACAGGAATCATTGAATACGTTATGTTGTCCCCGTCCGGGTCGTTTGAGGACAGGATGAATGTTAAAAGCTGGCTTTCGTTTACGGTCTGGTTGCCGGGCGAGGCCAGTACCGGTGCCCTATCCACGTTATTAATTATTATCGTTATGGTCTTAGTGTCTACCAGGCTATTGGCCGTTGCCTTGAAGGTTACTTCATAACTACCGGCCTGGGTATAATCCGGCGTCCAGCTGAACACACCCGTTGCGGCATCTAATGTTGCACCTGTTGGGGCAGCTTCTATTAAATAGGTTGTGGCATCTCCGTCCGGATCTGTTGCAGATAGCGTAAAGGTCAGGAGCTGATTCTCGTTCACACTCTTGTTACCCGGTGAAACTAAAACCGGCGCCCTGTCCACGTTATTTACTGTTATAGTCACGACCTTGGTATCTGACAAGCCGTTGGCTGTGGCCTTGAAAGTTACTTCATAGCTGCCGGACTGGGTATAGTCAGGCATCCAGCTGAATGCGCCTGTCGTTTCGTTCAGGATAGCTCCGGTTATCGCCGGCATCATTGAATAACTTATCACATCGCCGTCCGGGTCTGTGGCTGATAGTGTAAAGGTCAGAAGCTGGTTCTCATTTACGGTCTGGTTGCCCGGGGATGCCAAAACCGGAGCCCGGTCCACATTATTCACCGTTATGGTCACGGTTTTGGTATCTGACAGGCTATTGGCCGTAGCCTTGAAAGCTATTTCATAACTCCCTGACTGGTCATAATCCGGTGTCCAGGAAAAGATGCCTGTAATCGCATTTAAATTCGCTCCGGTTGGGGTCAGCGCCATTGAGTAGATTATGGCATCGCCGTCAGGATCAATCGCTGATAGTGTAAATGTCAAGAGCTGGTTCTCATTGACAGTCTGGTTGCCGGGTGAGGTCAATATCGGCGCCCTGTCTATATTGTTTACCGTGATAGTTATGGTCTTGGCATCGGTCAAAAGATTGGCTGTTGCCGTGAATGTTATCGTGTAATTACCTGACTGGGTGTAATCAGGCATCCAGGAAAATACACCTGTGGTTGAATCTAATGCCGCGCCGGTCGGCACCGGGGTCATTGAATAATTTATCACATCACCATCCGGGTCTGTGGCTGATAGCGTAAATGTCAAAAGCTGGTTCTCATTCACGGCCTGATTTCCGGGTAAGGTTAATACAGGGGCTCTGTCTACATTATTAACCGTGATAGTTATGGTCTTGGTGTCTGACAAACCGTTGGTTGTTGCCTTAAAGGTCACTTCATAACTGCCGGCCTGGGTATAGTCGGGTATCCAGGTAAATACGCCGGCACCCCTGATGGCCCCGATTGAGGAGATGCCGACCAGATGGCCGGAACGCTGTTGGATTAAATGCCGGAAGACCACGCCGGCCAGGGCCGTGAACCCGGCCACGTTGACATCTATAGCCTCTTTTTCCAGTTCCCAATTCAGGTCGGGATTTATATGGCCGACCCCGGCGCTGATGACGACCAGGTCTACTCCGTCCATCTCTTTGATGAGTTCATCCAAAAAACCCACGGCCTCGGCGGTCTGGGTAACGTCAATTCTTTTGATGTGCGTCTTGGCGGGAATCTCTTTCTGCAGGCTGGCCAGCAGTTCAACCCTCCGGCCGGCGATGCCGGCCAGGTAATCATTCTGAGCCAGGATTTTGGCCAGCTCCCGGCCGATGCCCGAGGTCGCCCCGATGATAATGGCTTTTTTCATAGTTTTACCACGAACTAATACGAGCCGCTGATTACACAGATTAAAACTACGGTTTAACAGGGACTAATAAGAGACTCTTAAGAGACAATATTAATTATATTTTCAAGTATATTTATAATTTTATACCATAAGGTGTTAGAGTCTTTTACAAGTCTCTTCAAGTCACTGTTTCATTAGTTCAATCTCGCCGTCTGCTGGGTTGAATCAGACAGAGTATTGCATTTCGCCGTTTATAAGATAACATCACCAGCAATATGGTCAGGCCGATATACAATCCGCCATAGGACATCCGGGCCTTTATCTCCAGCTCCTGCAACTGTTCCGGCGGCAGGCCGGGCATCAGCGACGGCATCACCAGCGGGATGACCAGCTGGGTAGTGAAGAGCACTATCAATGTAAGCGCTTCGAGCATACTGAACCTGAAGTTGGCCAGGATGAATATGGCGAAGAGCGATTGGGCCGCGGTCAGGAAGATTTCTTCGGTCTGCATACTGTCCAGTTTCATTCCGGTAAAAGAGCCGCCGCCCAGGTAATAAGCGATGGGCAGGGAGGCGATGAGCAGTGTCCACTGGTTGACCTTGGACGAGACCAGGGTGCCCAAGGAGGCGCCGGCCATGGCCCGGGTGGCGAAGATGATGGCCACAATGAACTCGGGCGACTCGGAAGCCAGCGGGGCCAGCCACTGGACCAGCACAAACTCGTTGACGCCCCAGGCCTTGCCGCTGGCCAGCAGGCCTTCGGCAAACGGTTCGGCCGAGACGTAGATGGTGAACCCGGCCAGGATGAAGAAAAACACGGTGATGATACAGCGGAACAGGCGCGAGCCCTTGCTGAAGAGTTCCACCGGGCCTTCCAGTTCCGGCTCGACGTGGTGCGCCCGGCCGGCGGCGATGATATAGAATACGAAGATGGTCAGCAAAACGATGGAGTCTATCATCGAGATAGAACCCTTGATGGGAATGAAGAAGGAGTAAAAGGTGGCGGCTAGCAGGGCCAGAAGTTCTATCCGATGCGTCGGTTCCAGCTCGATGTGCGTCTTGCGGGTAGACAGGTAATAAGCGAAGAGCACCACCGGCCAGCCCAGGCCGATGAGCAGCCGGTTGGCGCCGGTCATATTAGCCGTGGCGTAATGGATGTATTCGGGGTTGGTGCCGGCCGTCCAGGCGAAGTAGATGTCTACGGCGTATTCGGGCACGACCGCAATCAGGGCCAGGAAGGCCAGGGCCAGGGCCTGTGGGATTTCCATCTGGGCCAGTTCGGCCGCCCAGGATAATACAAACGCCGCGCCGAAGATGGCCAGCCCGGGCACCAGCGCCTCCCAGCCCGGTCCGAGCTCCTTGCCCATAAACTGAGCCACCGCCTGCTGTCCTATAAGGCCGAAGGCGACCACCAACCAGATTATTTTCTTGAGCATAGATAATCTTTCCAATAACTACGCGGAATAATTACCACAAAGAATACAAAGAATTTATTTATTTTGTCAATATTTTACCACGAAATCACGAAAGACGAAATGCTTGGCCAGAAAGAATAAACGCGTCCGTAATTATTCTTTTTCTTATTTCATTTATTTCGAATCTTCGTGGTAGATTTAGATATCAATGCTCTTTCAGTTCGGGAATGGGCAGTTTAGACACGTCGACCGCGCCTTTCTTCATCTGAAACTTCCATTTCCATAATGTGTAGACCGGCGGATAGACCAGCAGTTCGAGTATGAAGCTGGTAACCAACCCGCCGACCATAGGAGCGGCGATGCGTTTCATCATATCGGCGCCGGTGCCCATGGACCACATTATCGGAATCAGACCGATGAAGGTGGTGCCGACGGTCATCATCTTGGGCCGGATGCGCTTGACCGCGCCGTGCACCACCGCCTCGATCAGGTCGGAGTAGGTCTTCATCCTGCCCTTGCGGACGCTGTCGTAATAGGACATATCAAGAAACAGGAGCATAAACACGCCGGTCTCGGCGTCCAGCCCCATCAGGGCAATCATACCGACCCAAACGGCGATGGAGACGTTGTAGCCAAGCAGGTAGAGGAACCAAACGGCGCCGATGAGCGAGAACGGCACGGCGGTCAGGACTATCAGGGTCTTGATGGTGGATTTGGTGTTGATGTAGAGCAGGACGAATATTATCAGCAGGGTCAGCGGGATGACCACTTTAAGCCGTTCCTTGACCCGAAGCATGTTCTCGTATTGGCCGCTCCAGAGAAGCGAGTAGCCGGGCGTGGGCGGCAGTTCCCGGTCGACCCTGGCCTTGGCCTCGGTGACGTAGCCACCGATATCGCGGTCCTTGACGTCAACGTAAACATATCCGGCCAGGAAGCTGTTCTCGTCGCGGACCATAGCCGGACCGGTGGAGAAGCTGATGTCGGCGATGGCGGCCAGCGGTATCTGGGCGGACACCCCGTTAGAAGCGCCGGAGTCGGTTTGCATTTGCATATTAGGTTGCTGTCCGCTTCTAACAGGGCCGGTAGTCGGTACCAGCACGCGCTTGAGTTCGTCCAGGTCGTCCCTGAGCTCGCGGGCGTAACGGACGTTAACAGAGTAACGTTCACGTCCGGCGATGGCGGTGGTGACGCCTTCACCGCCGATGGCGGACATAATGACCATCTCGGCTTCAGCCACGCTCAGGCCGTAGCGGGCCAGCTGGTCGCGCCTGAGATCGAAGTCGAGGAAATAGCCGCCGGTGACACGCTCGGCGTAGACGCTCCGGGTGCCGGGCACTTCCTTGAGGATGGCTTCCAAATGCAGTCCTATTTTTTCTATCTCCTTGAGGTCGGCTCCGAAGATTTTGATGCCGACGGGCGTGCGTACGCCGGTGGAAAGCATGTCCACCCGGGCCTTGATGGGCATGGTCCAGGAGTTGACCACGCCGGGCAGCTGCATCTTGGCGTCGAGCTCGTTGATGATGTCTTCCCAGGTTATCCGGTCGGTCCAGACGGGACGGAAGGGTCTCTGCAGGATTTCGGGCAGTCCGGAATACCAACGGTCGACCTTTCGCCACTGGTCCCTGGGCTTCAGGACGATGGTCGTTTCCATCATCGAGAACGGCGCCGGATCGGTGGCCGTGTCGGCCCGGCCGGCCTTGCCGAAGATGCTCTGGACCTCGGGCACGCTCTTGATGATCTGGTCCTGGATCCGGAGTATCTTCTGGGCGTCGGTAACCGAGATGCCCGGCGGCGTGGTGGGCATATAAAGGATGCTGCCTTCGTTCAACGGCGGCATGAATTCGGAGCCGAGCTTGAAATAGATTGGGACGGTCACGGCCATCAGGGCCAGGGCGGTGATGATAACGGTCTTGGGATGTTTCAGCACCAGACGGCAAACGGGCTCGTAAATCCGAAAGAGCCATTTGCTGACCGGATGATTTTCTTCCTTGTAATATTTGCCGACCAGAATTTGGTTGACCGGCCAGGCAATCCATTTGGGCCGGAACTTAAAGTCGTCCATGCGCATAAAGAGCAGCCTGATGGCCGGGTCTAGGGTGATGGCCAGCAGCGCGGCGATGGCCATAGTCAGGTTCTTGGTATAGGCCAGCGGCTTGAAGAGCCGGCCTTCCTGGTCCAAGAGGGTAAAAACAGGTATGAAGGCCACGGCAATAACCAGGAGCGAGAAGAAGACCGAGGGCGCCACTTCCTGCAGGGCGCGGATGCGGATCTGGTGCGGGTCGCCCTGGCGGCCGCCTTCGATCCATAATTCCATTTTCTTGTAGGCGTTCTCGACCTCGATTATGGCGCCGTCCACCAGCACGCCGATGGAGATGGCGATGCCGGTCAGCGACATTATGTTCGAGGTCAGCCCCATAAAATACATGGGAATAAAAGCCAGCAGGCAGGAGACCGGTATGGTGATGATGGGCACCAGGGCCGAGGGAATATGCCAGAGGAATATCAGGATCATCAGGCTGACCACTATCATCTGGAGAACCAGCTCGGCTTTGAGGGTGCCGATGGATTCGATGATGAGCTCGGAGCGGTCGTAGGTGGTAACGATTTCGGCGCCCTTGGGCAGGGACGGCCGGATTTCGTCTATCCGGGCCTTGACGCGGTTGATGACGTTGAGCGCGTTCTCGCCCTGGCGGATGATGACGATGCCGCCGACGGTATCGCCGATGCCGTCCAGGTCGGCCACGCCGCGGCGGATGTCCGAACCGAGCTCCACCCGGCCGACGTTCTTGACCAGCACGGGCGTGCCGTTGACGTCAATGCTGATAACGATATTGGCAATATCGTCAACGGACTTGATGTAGCCGCGGCCGCGGACCATATATTCGGCGCCGCTGAATTCGACCAGCCGGCCGCCTACGTCATTGTTACCGTTGCGGACGGCCTCGATAACCTTGGTCAGCGGCACGTTGTAAGCAACAAGAGCGTTAGGGTTGATGTTAACCTGGTATTGTTTCTGGTAGCCGCCGACGGTGGCCACTTCGGACACGCCGGGCACGCTCTGGATATAATATTTCAGGTACCAGTCCTGGAATGAACGCAGGTCGGACAGGCTGTTCTGTCCGCTCTTGTCGACCAGTGCGTATTGGTAAACCCAGCCGATGCCGCTGGCGTCCGGGCCGATTTGGGTCTTGACGCCTTCGGGCAGGCTGGACTGTATTTTGCTGAGGTATTCCAACGTCCGGGAACGGGCCCAGTAGATGTCGGTGCCGTCCTGGAAAATAATGTAAACGAAAGAAAATCCAAAGTCTGAAAAGCCCCGGATGGCCTTGACCTTGGGCGCGCCGAGCAAGGCGGTAATAATCGGATAGGTAACCTGGTCTTCGACGATGTCCGGACTGCGGTCCCAGCGGGAATAGACGATGACCTGGGTGTCGGACAGGTCGGGAATGGCGTCGAGCGGGATGTTCTGCACGGTATAGACCGCTCCGGCCACGGCGATAGCCGCGAAGATCAACACCAGGAATTTGTTGTCGGCCGAAAACGCAACGATGGTTTTAAGCATTTAATCTCCGCCGTGTTTATGTTCTTGTTGCCCGGCTGCGGGAAGCGCGGCTTTGAGTTTGGATTCCGAGTCAATGAAGAAGTTGGCCGCGGTGACGACCTCTTCCATCTCGGCCAGGCCGGCTAGGACTTCGTAATAGCCTTCGGCCGTTTGGCCGGTTTTTATCTCCCTGGGTTCGTAGATGCCCGGGCCGGTCTTAACAAAGACCAGCTGCCGGGTGCCGGTATTAAGAACCGCCTCCTGGGGCACGGCCAGCTTGTTGCCCAGCCCGGCGTTGATGATAACGTCCAGGTACATCTCCGGCTTAAGCAAGCCTTCGGGGTTGGACACCTCGGCCCGGACGCGCAGGGTGCGGGTCTGTTTGTCCAGGATGGAATCAATGGCCTTGATGGGGCCGGAATAAGTCTTGCCCGGCAACGCGATGGAACTGGCGGTAATGACCTGTCCGGCCTTGACCAGCCCGATTTCGTGTTCGTAAATCTGGGCGTAGACCCAAACGGTGCCGCCCGGCCTGGACAGTAACAGGTTGTTGGATGAATCCGACCCGCTCCGCTGGGCCAGTTCTTTGATTTGCTCTTCGGACAGGCCCATCTGGCGGAGTTTCAACGCTACAGACCTGATGAGCTGGGAGTCTTTGGTTTCGGCCACGCGTCGGTATTCGGCAATGGCCACGTAAAGTTCCGGGTCGTAGGCCACCCGTCCGCTGGCCCGGACCAGGGCCGTTAAGTCGCGCTTGAGGACCATAGATGTCTTCAGGCCGATGAGCTGTTCCTGCTGAGCCGTAATGTTAACTGCCGCTTGGCCGGGGACAGTGCTGGTTGCGCCGGCGCCGGCGGGACTGAAAGGCACCAGCTTCATATTGCAGATGGGGCAATCACCCGGCTTGTCGGCCACATAGGACGGATGCATCGGGCAATGGTACATCTGGACCGCGGCACCAGCCTTGATTTGCGTCGAACCGCCCTTGTCGATTTTGTTATAACTGGAGGTGAACAGTGCGGCCAGGCCAAGAACAATCAGCAGGATTGTGATTATCAGCCACTTGAGGTATTTCATAGTGATTTTCTCCTTTATTCGGGCGCAAATATTCTGGCGATTTCAGCCGGGCTGCGGCTGGCAGCCATCAATGTTATTTCGGCGAAAACCGTTTCGCGTTCGGCGTTGGCCTCGGCCAGGCGGATTAATAATTCAACCAATTCGCGCCGGGCGTTGAGCCAATTGGTCATCGTTGTTTGGCCGGTTTTATATTCAGCGTTAAGGCTGTCAGCATTTAGTTTTGCCCGGGGAATGAGCTGTTCGGAAATAAGCAGGCTTTCCCGCTGAAGCTGGCGCCAGGTGAATGTTTTCTCGGCCAGCAGGACGGACAGATTTATCTCTTCGGCCTTGAGTTCGGCCTGGGCCTGTCTTTTCCGGGCCCGGGCGGCGGCGATTTCGGCGCCAATCCTTTTGCGCCAGATTGGAAAAGTCATATTCAGTTCCGGCATCTGGGTCATCGGCGTTTTCTGTGCATCCAGCGCCAAACCGACCCCAAAGTCCGGAACGTTGCCTTTGTAAGCCAGCTCCACCAGCGCCTGGGCCTGCCTGATTTCAGCGGCCAGGGCTTTGAGCTGGACGTTATTCTCCAGCGCCTCTTTCAATAAATCAGAATCCTGAGGCAGCGTGTTTGCGGGCAGTGCGGCTTCCGGCAGAGGCGGGTTTTCATTCCCGGGCGGGATGCCCAGCACGCCGCGCCAACGAGCCATCAACGGCTTAGCCGAATCTTCCAGGTTGGCCAATTCGTTATACAAACGGTCCTGCTCTGAGCGGACCATAGTCACATCATCAACCCGGTTCAAACCGGTCTGGAATCCGGCCCTGGCCGAACCGGCCTGGGCATCGGCCAATGCGACCAGCTCTTTGGTCAGCCGTATTTTTTCCTTGAGCAAGAACACCTGGTAATACACCTGTTTGATCTCAAAGGCTGTTTTAAGGAGTTCTTCCTCGAAGAGATAGCGCTTTTTCTGGGCCTGGGCGGAAACGGTCTCGGCCCGGAGCGCTAGTTTGCCCGGGCCGGGGATTTCCTGCATAAAGCCGATGAGCGTTTTCATCACCACCCGGTCTATCTCGGCGCTCAATGTTAACTGCGGGTCAGGCCACGAGCCGGCCACGGCTATTTCCTCAACGGTGCTTTTCCAGTCGTAGAATGCGGCTTCGGCCCGGGGATTGTTGAGAACGGCATAAGTAATGAAATCAGAAACCGGGCTGGTGGCGGTCAGCGCCGGTAGACTCGGTTTACGGTCGCGCGGCCGGTATCGCTCCATTGTCCGCTCAAGGTCAGAATGCTCGGCCGGAGTGGAACAGCTGGCTACCGCCAATATCAGCAATGCGCACGGAAGCCAACGCGTCAAAATCCCCGGTATTTTTATCAGCCATTTCATATGCTTATTTCTTTTCCAGGTTCATCCCGCACTTGGAGCATTTGCCCGGTTTATCGGACGTCTCGCAGTTCATCGGACAGGCATACACGGCCTTTTCCGAAGATTCCTTTTTAACCAGGTTCATTCCGCATTTGGGGCATTTACCCGGCTTATCAACCGGTGCAACACAACCCATCGGACAGGCATAGATAGCTTTTTCCGCCGGTTCCTTTTTGACCAGGTTCATCCCGCACTTGGGACACTTGCCCGGTTTATCGGCTGTGGAACAGTTCATAGGACAGACGTACCATATTCGTTCATCCGGCGTTTTCGCGGCGTCCCTGGACAATAGTGTGTTGTACTTTTCCATCAATTCCGCAGCTTTTTTCATCAGCTTCAGGGCGGTTTCGTTTGACGCAACAATCGCTGCCGTATCCGGTTTATCGCCGGCCAGCATCTCATTACATTTGGTTACCATTTCCAGCGCCTTGGTCAACATTTTCTGGCTATGCGTCATTAAAGCGTTCCTCGCTTCGGGCGTATTTGATTTATGGGCATCACCCAATATTTTAGCGGCGGTTTTTAATAAACCCTCCGGGCTGTTCGGGTCATCGACAGTTTTTGTTTTAGCCGTATCTGCTTGCGTTTTACCCGAAGAAGCCGCCTGAGAATCCACTGTATCAGGCTCGCCGCAACAGGCATAAACATATACCCCAGCCAGTACCAATAAAAATATCGTTGTTCCGGTCAGCAGTTTCAATCTGTTTTTCATATTATTCCTTTCTTTCTTTATACGGTTTTAGTGACATCCCGAATGAGCCGGTTGGTGCTGGGGTCCGTGATTATCCGCACTCCGGCAGGATACGCTCAAGAAAACAAATCCGGCCAACAAGACCAGCATCAGTATCAACTTCATATACGCAACGCCTCCCTTCTTGAAATCATTTTGGATTATCTACATCCGCAGTTACAACTGTTTAATGTTTTTATGTCTTCCAGTAGTTTGGCAACCTGGTTTTTATCAAGCTTGGCTATTACGCCGATGGTACGTTCGCCAATCTGTTTCATGGCGGCATTGTATTCGCCGGTCCGGCCCAGCGTGATTTTACCCTTGGTGTCCACGCCCGGAATTGCCCGGTCCCAGATAAAGAACGAAACCGGAATATTATTGTAGTAAGCATAAATCGCAGCGCAGGGACATTGGTCTTTTCCGCCTATCCGCCCCCCCTTCAACTGGATATTTTGATTGTAACAAAGCAAAGAACAGCAGCATTGTTTCATACTCAATAGATTATTCTGCCGAAAATAACCGCTTAATTCTTCCGGGACAGTCGTTTCCCGGTCTATTTTAACATCGCCTTTGACAAATAATTGGTGATCCTCTTCCATCGCATAGAGCAGGCTGGCTGGTATTCCGGCCGGCTGGAATAACATATAGCCGACTAGCGCCACCAAAATCACCGCGGCTGACGCAAGCGTAGTAATAAAATATCTGGGCTTTTTAACTATTCGTTTCGTCCGGCGCTCGGCGGCCATCTCTAAAATCTTCTGGTGGATAGAGTGGTCTATGTCTTCCGGTATAACAACCTGCTTATTTAACTCCGGAAAACCCCGCAACGCATCACGAAAAGACTTCAACTGCCCACATCGCTGGCGGCACTGGTTGCAGACAGCCAAATGGTCGGTAATGTCTTTGGCCGTTTCGGTCGGCAGGCGTCCCTCAATAAAGTCATCTAAGAAATCGTTAAAAATATCGTTGCATTGCATACTTATTCCTTTACTCTGGCAGTTTGAGCCCCACCAAAAGTCCTGGGCCCGCCCGAACAACCCCGGCGGGGTTGGGCAACCTGCCAGGCATACCATTCTATATATTAAGCAACTTAGGGGTGAATTCGTTCACGGAAATCGGTATTTTTTACCTTATCATATAAACTATTTCTTAATAATTCCAGCCCGTTATGCAGCCTTGATTTTACCGTGCCGACAGGGCACTCGATAATTTCGCTTATTTCGTCATATTGAAGGCCCTGGATAATCTTCAGAACAATAACCTCTCGATATAATAATGGCAGCCGTTCCAATTCCAATTTAACGAACCTGTTTAATTCATCCTTTTGGAGCGAATCAAGCGGGTCGGGCGCATCCCTGACAGCAATAATATTACGCCATTCTTCAAGCGGTATCTCTTTTCTACGCTTGTCTTTATCAAGAATATTAATACAAATATGCCTGACAACCGTAAAAAGAAAGGTGGAAAATTTGGCGGTTGGTTGATATTCTGCTATCTTCCTGAAGACATAGACAAAAGTATCCTGAAGCACGTGAGAGGCAAGGTCGGAGTCTCCCAACATCTGGTAGGCGAAATTTATTACCGTCTGGCGGTAGCGTTGATAAAGAACCGTAAAAGCCTTTTCCGAACCTGTCTTACATAAAGCGATCAATTCTGTATCGGAAAAATTATCCATAGATTTTATATGTTTATCTGCGCCTGATTATCCGGCGACACATCGCATTTTATTGTTTCTATACGGTTACCGTAGATAATCCGTCCGAGGCGGTATTGTCAAGAGAAATATTCGACTTCTCCCCGGGATAAATAACCCCAGGCGCTGAGCCCGGCTCAGCGCCTTAACCTGTCTCTGGTCTTATGTCTCTTGTCACTCAATGTAACCTCTTAGTGGCTGTTAGCAACGAAGAAGCGTTAGAGCCTACTGGCCTCCCTTTAGGGACAGCCACTTAGATCCCCGAAACGAAGTGGAGTGGGATAATCATTCTATCCAACCTCTTATCCAAATATTGATACTTGTGAACACGCCGTTTTTAGTGGCTAATACCCGAATCTGTCTAAGTGTATCCGTGGCAAGTATACACTCCTTATAAGAATTATTGTTAAAGCCCACGATGTTTTGCCAAATATGATGGATAGTGCTTGACCCGAAGTTCATCCCGGCCCTGCGGCCAAGCACGGTCAGTATCTGCTCCATACTGGCCGGGACGCTCATGGCGTTGAACTGCATCTCCAGCACCACCGCCTGCGCCGTAGCCGGAATAAAGGTTGACAGGTCCACCAGCTGGTCCACGTCCGCTATCGAGTTCTCGGAAAAGACCAAAGGCGACAAATACATCTGCCTGACCGAGGCCGAACGCAAACAATACCAGTACGAGGGGTAGAGCATCAAAAACAGGTGATTTTAACCTCCCTGCCCGTCCGGTCAGGCGGGCCTCCTGCTACCGAAAACGCCCGGAATTTGACATAACCCATTATTTCATAATCCCTTAGAGCAAAAACCTGTCAGGGGGGTGGGGGGTAGGGTGGGGTATAACATAGGGTGGGGTATCGGATGGCATAAGACGCCCCACCCCATCGTATAGGATAGCCCGCCGGATGGTATGGGATTATCTCCCGGATGGTATAGGATTACCCCCCGGATAGCATAGGAGTACCCT
This region of Candidatus Brocadiia bacterium genomic DNA includes:
- a CDS encoding CusA/CzcA family heavy metal efflux RND transporter: MLKTIVAFSADNKFLVLIFAAIAVAGAVYTVQNIPLDAIPDLSDTQVIVYSRWDRSPDIVEDQVTYPIITALLGAPKVKAIRGFSDFGFSFVYIIFQDGTDIYWARSRTLEYLSKIQSSLPEGVKTQIGPDASGIGWVYQYALVDKSGQNSLSDLRSFQDWYLKYYIQSVPGVSEVATVGGYQKQYQVNINPNALVAYNVPLTKVIEAVRNGNNDVGGRLVEFSGAEYMVRGRGYIKSVDDIANIVISIDVNGTPVLVKNVGRVELGSDIRRGVADLDGIGDTVGGIVIIRQGENALNVINRVKARIDEIRPSLPKGAEIVTTYDRSELIIESIGTLKAELVLQMIVVSLMILIFLWHIPSALVPIITIPVSCLLAFIPMYFMGLTSNIMSLTGIAISIGVLVDGAIIEVENAYKKMELWIEGGRQGDPHQIRIRALQEVAPSVFFSLLVIAVAFIPVFTLLDQEGRLFKPLAYTKNLTMAIAALLAITLDPAIRLLFMRMDDFKFRPKWIAWPVNQILVGKYYKEENHPVSKWLFRIYEPVCRLVLKHPKTVIITALALMAVTVPIYFKLGSEFMPPLNEGSILYMPTTPPGISVTDAQKILRIQDQIIKSVPEVQSIFGKAGRADTATDPAPFSMMETTIVLKPRDQWRKVDRWYSGLPEILQRPFRPVWTDRITWEDIINELDAKMQLPGVVNSWTMPIKARVDMLSTGVRTPVGIKIFGADLKEIEKIGLHLEAILKEVPGTRSVYAERVTGGYFLDFDLRRDQLARYGLSVAEAEMVIMSAIGGEGVTTAIAGRERYSVNVRYARELRDDLDELKRVLVPTTGPVRSGQQPNMQMQTDSGASNGVSAQIPLAAIADISFSTGPAMVRDENSFLAGYVYVDVKDRDIGGYVTEAKARVDRELPPTPGYSLLWSGQYENMLRVKERLKVVIPLTLLIIFVLLYINTKSTIKTLIVLTAVPFSLIGAVWFLYLLGYNVSIAVWVGMIALMGLDAETGVFMLLFLDMSYYDSVRKGRMKTYSDLIEAVVHGAVKRIRPKMMTVGTTFIGLIPIMWSMGTGADMMKRIAAPMVGGLVTSFILELLVYPPVYTLWKWKFQMKKGAVDVSKLPIPELKEH
- a CDS encoding sodium:calcium antiporter: MLKKIIWLVVAFGLIGQQAVAQFMGKELGPGWEALVPGLAIFGAAFVLSWAAELAQMEIPQALALAFLALIAVVPEYAVDIYFAWTAGTNPEYIHYATANMTGANRLLIGLGWPVVLFAYYLSTRKTHIELEPTHRIELLALLAATFYSFFIPIKGSISMIDSIVLLTIFVFYIIAAGRAHHVEPELEGPVELFSKGSRLFRCIITVFFFILAGFTIYVSAEPFAEGLLASGKAWGVNEFVLVQWLAPLASESPEFIVAIIFATRAMAGASLGTLVSSKVNQWTLLIASLPIAYYLGGGSFTGMKLDSMQTEEIFLTAAQSLFAIFILANFRFSMLEALTLIVLFTTQLVIPLVMPSLMPGLPPEQLQELEIKARMSYGGLYIGLTILLVMLSYKRRNAILCLIQPSRRRD
- a CDS encoding efflux RND transporter periplasmic adaptor subunit, with translation MKYLKWLIITILLIVLGLAALFTSSYNKIDKGGSTQIKAGAAVQMYHCPMHPSYVADKPGDCPICNMKLVPFSPAGAGATSTVPGQAAVNITAQQEQLIGLKTSMVLKRDLTALVRASGRVAYDPELYVAIAEYRRVAETKDSQLIRSVALKLRQMGLSEEQIKELAQRSGSDSSNNLLLSRPGGTVWVYAQIYEHEIGLVKAGQVITASSIALPGKTYSGPIKAIDSILDKQTRTLRVRAEVSNPEGLLKPEMYLDVIINAGLGNKLAVPQEAVLNTGTRQLVFVKTGPGIYEPREIKTGQTAEGYYEVLAGLAEMEEVVTAANFFIDSESKLKAALPAAGQQEHKHGGD